Proteins from one Gimesia maris genomic window:
- a CDS encoding carboxypeptidase-like regulatory domain-containing protein gives MKIISFEKKIVCCLLVLAGLTGCSGGQSLPDLTSVTGSVMLDGSPLPSANVLFQPQEGKTAFAMTDENGKFELMYNQDSTGATPGSYTVKISKEKNPEEPGNELLPAKYNEKSTLSADVKADQENDFQFDLTSK, from the coding sequence ATGAAAATAATATCATTTGAAAAAAAAATCGTCTGCTGCCTGCTCGTTCTGGCAGGACTGACCGGCTGTTCCGGCGGACAGTCACTGCCTGACCTGACTAGTGTCACTGGAAGCGTAATGCTGGATGGCAGTCCGTTACCGTCTGCCAACGTTCTTTTTCAGCCTCAGGAGGGAAAAACCGCCTTTGCGATGACCGATGAAAACGGAAAATTTGAGCTGATGTATAACCAGGATTCAACGGGAGCCACTCCCGGCAGTTATACCGTCAAAATTTCGAAAGAGAAAAATCCGGAAGAACCTGGAAACGAACTGCTGCCCGCAAAATATAATGAGAAGTCAACTTTGAGCGCTGACGTCAAAGCCGATCAGGAAAACGATTTTCAGTTTGACCTGACCAGTAAATAA
- a CDS encoding CDP-alcohol phosphatidyltransferase family protein: MDVSQSRRHQIFLPLLKWFAIQGITPNHLILLSLLCGIGFCFTFGQSWEAARLVSFGLLFLHVLLDGIDGPLARFQGTAGNRGSFTDTTSDQLVVAFTTITLIYYDVINVVTGGLYLFFYTLVVVFAMIRCSLAIPYCWLVRPRFFVYAWIPIDIYFLPGTLNYLLWLFVLPLAWKSITGFYKIRKKL, encoded by the coding sequence TGCTGAAATGGTTTGCGATCCAGGGAATTACTCCCAACCATCTGATCCTTTTATCTTTACTTTGCGGAATCGGCTTCTGTTTTACCTTCGGGCAATCGTGGGAAGCCGCGAGGCTGGTGTCGTTCGGTTTACTATTCCTGCACGTTCTGCTGGACGGCATTGATGGTCCCCTGGCCCGATTTCAGGGAACGGCAGGAAATCGGGGATCATTTACCGATACCACATCGGACCAGCTGGTCGTAGCTTTCACGACCATTACTCTGATTTATTATGATGTCATCAATGTAGTCACCGGGGGGCTATATCTGTTTTTCTACACGCTGGTCGTGGTATTCGCCATGATTCGCTGTTCGCTGGCGATTCCTTACTGCTGGCTGGTCCGGCCCCGTTTTTTTGTATATGCGTGGATTCCCATTGATATTTATTTTCTGCCAGGCACCTTGAACTACCTGTTATGGCTGTTCGTACTCCCCCTGGCCTGGAAATCGATTACCGGTTTTTACAAAATCCGGAAAAAACTCTGA